The following coding sequences are from one Triticum dicoccoides isolate Atlit2015 ecotype Zavitan chromosome 4A, WEW_v2.0, whole genome shotgun sequence window:
- the LOC119288492 gene encoding uncharacterized protein LOC119288492 has protein sequence MMEDAGLDFLLDVVDRFPLCKDFADCLEHPDPVPLARIDAPSVQQSESNAGSGCGQPVGGCSQERQAGDGRRRRETSPARSAQSTDQSCKGEPGGAGVDKKVL, from the exons ATGATGGAGGACGCTGGCCTGGACTTCCTGCTGGACGTGGTCGACAG ATTTCCCCTATGTAAAGACTTCGCGGATTGCTTGGAGCACCCAGATCCGGTTCCTCTGGCGCGGATTGATGCGCCGAGCGTTCAGCAGTCTGAATCAAACGCTGGTTCAGGGTGCGGGCAGCCAGTTGGCGGCTGTAGCCAGGAGCGGCAAGCAGGCGATGGGCGCCGTCGCCGCGAGACATCTCCGGCGAGGTCCGCACAGTCAACAGACCAGTCTTGCAAGGGTGAACCCGGAGGCGCCGGGGTGGACAAAAAGGTTCTGTAA